One Cryptomeria japonica chromosome 9, Sugi_1.0, whole genome shotgun sequence genomic window carries:
- the LOC131066876 gene encoding uncharacterized protein LOC131066876, producing MVKPKKRKPENPSPKPRKTRKSTHSSSAQKPVPPPKPQDRPSSGAEKRKKGKLGRVYVAATVEEEIESDEEVREVKKSAIVARVVKKQPSREGHPSKKPRVEPEQTNTTLKKVKEAIIEQDDIDDSQEIADSGEASYNPLVMNIESKKKDEEVGNEKGDDIEKEEKDKDEGKDGQAPVARDTCGI from the exons ATGGTCAAACCCAAAAAGAGAAAACCGGaaaatccttcaccaaagccaAGGAAAACAAGGAAATCAACACATTCCTCCAGTGCTCAAAAGCCTGTCCCACCACCAAAACCTCAAGACAGGCCATCCAGTGGagctgagaagaggaagaaagggaaactAGGAAGAGTTTATGTGGCAGCCACTGTAGAAGAGGAGATTGAATCAGATGAAGAAGTGAGAGAAGTTAAGAAGAGTGCTATTGTTGCCAGGGTTGTCAAGAAGCAACCATCCAGAGAAGGTCATCCTAGCAAGAAGCCAAGAGTTGAACCTGAACAAACAAACACAACTCTTAAGAAAGTGAAGGAAGCAATAATAGAACAAG atgatattgatgacaGTCAAGAGATTGCAGACTCAGGTGAAGCTTCTTATAATCCTCTAGTCATGAAtattgaatcaaagaagaaagatgAGGAGGTTGGTAATGAGAAGGGAGACGAtatagagaaggaagagaaggataaGGATGAAGGAAAGGATGGACAGGCTCCAGTGGCAAGAGACACATGTGGAATCTAA